A region from the Phycisphaerales bacterium genome encodes:
- the glmS gene encoding glutamine--fructose-6-phosphate transaminase (isomerizing) encodes MCGIVAYVGSNPCQSLLLEGLKRLEYRGYDSAGVAIMNPAGSIDVVRAVGRVSNLEAKLDDRGGLSGTLGIAHTRWATHGGVTEANAHPHTDDKVGIALIHNGIIENYAALKTYLEEKGHAFRSQTDTEVLAMLIGELYEGDLERAVQAALREVTGAYAIAVICEKEPGTLVVARKGSPLIVGIGQEEYVVASDASAIVSHSTRAFTLDDYNVVKITPKGFRTSTIHNVPVTPKIEQLELELQEIELGSYSHFMQKEIFEQPRSVANTLRGRIDAKDGKVVLGGLANLAKELTKTRRIVLLGQGTALHAAMIGEYLLQDLAKLPAIAEYASEFRYRNPIIEDGTVVIAVSQSGETADTLAALHEARDRGAMALGVVNVVGSSIARDTDAGVFLRVGPEIGVASTKAFIGQVGVLTMISLFMGRRRFMSADHCADLLKEFEALPEKIQRVLEQDDKIRKVTEKYCERENWLFLGRGYNYPTALEGALKLKEISYIHAEGMPAAEMKHGPIALINEGMPAVFIANRGRQYDKVMSNIEEVRSRGGHVIAVATEGDEHIKKYAEDVLYIPDIAEPLSPMLAVVPLQLMAYHAAVIRGHDVDKPRNLAKSVTVE; translated from the coding sequence ATGTGTGGAATCGTTGCCTACGTTGGGAGCAACCCGTGCCAGTCCCTGCTCCTTGAAGGGCTCAAGCGCCTGGAGTACCGCGGGTATGACTCGGCGGGCGTCGCGATCATGAATCCGGCGGGGTCGATCGACGTGGTGCGCGCGGTGGGACGCGTCTCGAACCTTGAGGCCAAACTCGACGATCGCGGCGGGCTGTCGGGGACGCTCGGCATCGCCCACACCCGCTGGGCGACGCATGGCGGCGTGACCGAGGCCAACGCTCACCCCCACACCGACGACAAGGTCGGCATTGCACTCATTCACAACGGCATCATCGAGAACTATGCCGCGCTCAAGACGTATCTCGAGGAGAAGGGGCACGCTTTCCGCAGCCAGACGGACACGGAAGTGCTCGCGATGCTCATCGGCGAGTTGTACGAAGGGGACCTGGAGCGGGCGGTGCAGGCGGCGCTGCGCGAGGTGACCGGGGCGTACGCGATCGCGGTGATCTGTGAGAAGGAGCCGGGGACGCTGGTGGTGGCGCGAAAGGGAAGCCCGCTCATCGTGGGCATCGGGCAGGAGGAGTACGTCGTCGCGTCGGACGCGTCGGCGATCGTCTCGCACTCGACGCGCGCCTTCACGCTCGACGACTACAACGTCGTGAAGATCACGCCCAAGGGCTTCCGCACGAGCACGATCCACAACGTGCCCGTCACGCCCAAGATCGAGCAACTGGAACTCGAACTCCAGGAGATTGAACTCGGCAGTTACTCGCACTTCATGCAGAAAGAGATTTTCGAGCAGCCGCGCTCGGTGGCGAACACGCTCCGCGGGCGCATCGACGCGAAGGACGGCAAGGTCGTCCTGGGCGGGCTGGCAAACCTCGCGAAGGAACTCACCAAGACCCGGCGAATCGTGCTGCTCGGGCAGGGGACGGCCCTCCATGCCGCAATGATTGGCGAGTATCTCCTGCAAGACCTCGCGAAACTGCCGGCAATCGCGGAGTATGCGAGCGAGTTCCGCTATCGCAACCCGATCATCGAGGATGGAACGGTGGTGATCGCGGTGTCGCAGTCGGGGGAGACGGCGGACACCCTGGCCGCGCTGCACGAGGCGCGTGATCGCGGGGCGATGGCGCTGGGCGTGGTGAACGTCGTCGGTTCGTCGATCGCGCGGGACACCGACGCGGGCGTCTTCCTTCGCGTGGGCCCGGAGATCGGCGTGGCGAGCACCAAAGCCTTCATCGGGCAGGTCGGCGTGCTCACGATGATCTCGCTGTTCATGGGGCGGCGCCGATTCATGTCGGCCGACCACTGCGCCGATCTCCTCAAGGAGTTTGAGGCGCTTCCCGAGAAGATCCAGCGCGTCCTGGAGCAGGACGACAAGATCCGCAAGGTGACGGAGAAGTACTGCGAGCGTGAGAACTGGCTCTTCCTTGGGCGCGGGTACAACTATCCGACGGCGCTCGAGGGTGCGTTGAAACTGAAGGAGATCTCGTACATCCATGCCGAGGGGATGCCCGCGGCGGAGATGAAGCACGGGCCGATCGCGCTCATTAATGAGGGGATGCCGGCGGTCTTCATCGCGAACAGAGGCCGGCAGTACGACAAGGTGATGAGCAACATCGAGGAAGTCCGCTCGCGCGGCGGGCACGTGATCGCGGTCGCAACCGAGGGCGACGAGCACATCAAGAAGTATGCCGAGGACGTGCTGTACATCCCCGACATCGCCGAGCCTCTCAGCCCGATGCTGGCGGTGGTGCCTCTGCAGTTGATGGCGTACCACGCGGCGGTGATCCGCGGACACGACGTGGACAAGCCAAGGAACCTGGCGAAGAGCGTGACGGTGGAGTGA
- the carB gene encoding carbamoyl-phosphate synthase large subunit, whose protein sequence is MPKRTDIKTILVLGSGPIVIGQGCEFDYSGTQACKTLKHEGYRIVLVNSNPATIMTDPQFSDRTYIEPITPEAVRKIIEKEQSLGPRIDAILPTLGGQTALNCACALYDNGTLKEFGIEMIGANREVIHRAEDRQAFKDICEGIGLKLPRAKTVKTLADAEAFLEEIGLPAIIRPAFTLGGSGGGIAYNREEFKDIVSRGLAASMIQQVQIDQSVIGWKEFELEVVRDRNDNCIIVCGIENIDPMGVHTGDSITVAPILTLTDKEYQAMRDAAFAVMRAVGVETGGSNVQFAVNPNPTPGPDGKKPFEMVVVEMNPRVSRSSALASKATGFPIAKIAARLAVGYTLDELKNDITGTTSACFEPTIDYVVTKMPRWTFEKFPEADETLTTQMKSVGEAMAIGRTFKESLQKVIRSMDVKRYGLGLDRNDKWLEAMRAVEEGQLVLDVMGNPAPSGGPNLRGGSQSSPSSTGLRTADGQPLEWPVSHETLVRKLAVPSQGRLYYIRYAMKMGWSVEKIHEFTRIDPFFLDQIQELVQFEDELCDYRTLQDVPKEVLFRAKELGYSDAQLANLYLEKLNPESILQVREHRKSLGITPVYKLVDTCAAEFEAKTPYYYSTYERGSWRDGKETPPADEVRLTDRPKVVILGGGPNRVGQGIEFDYCCCHAAFAARDLGFESVMINANPETVSTDYDTSDLLFFEPLTLEDVQNIVDRLSGASDAIEFLDNLNLKNLLKDTFPELNAEQVQLAARAALIQQDIRCALCIDACVLHREESVPDLVVLSASDESGNEIVLEYSPSSKSWRIQRHEHSWAADYPPGFVGSVRPKVESWINSRKNTLVRGLIVQFGGQTPLNLAKGLVAAGAPIIGTSVDSIDRAEDRERFDEVLEKLNLRRPPAGIAHSIDEAANVAGEIGYPILIRPSYVLGGRGMEICSDERSLRNFMATALETSGLDDAPVLIDKFLDGAIEVDVDVVADFDESRPGEHVAMVCGIMEQIEQAGVHSGDSACTLPPASLSPDITRRIETLAKGLARELKVCGLMNIQLAVKDGEIFILEVNPRASRTVPFVSKATHTPWPALAAKAMMGRSLTSLGAKEKPIRGYHAVKESVFPFNKFPGVDVVLGPEMRSTGEVMGIDRSLPIAYAKSQQAAGNELPTSPDDGGVFVSVREADRDRVVEPIRKLMKAGYKVFATEGTANHLKEHGLEPTTLQKIGTGARPNVLDMMSNGEIALVVNTPTRTGWKTDEGRIRSTAVKLNIPMITTATAAHAAAQAMDALREGVWGVAALQDYERLNTLHPVTKPFDAALKPSTPVESPRR, encoded by the coding sequence ATGCCCAAACGCACCGACATAAAGACCATCCTCGTCCTCGGCTCCGGACCCATCGTCATCGGCCAGGGCTGCGAGTTCGATTACTCCGGCACCCAGGCCTGCAAGACCCTCAAGCATGAGGGTTACCGCATCGTCCTCGTCAACTCCAACCCCGCCACCATCATGACCGATCCGCAGTTCAGCGATCGGACCTACATCGAGCCCATCACCCCCGAGGCCGTCCGAAAGATCATCGAGAAAGAGCAATCCCTCGGCCCGCGCATCGACGCCATCCTCCCCACCCTCGGCGGGCAGACCGCCCTCAACTGCGCCTGCGCCCTCTACGACAACGGCACACTCAAAGAGTTCGGCATCGAGATGATCGGCGCCAATCGCGAGGTCATCCACCGTGCCGAAGATCGCCAGGCCTTCAAGGACATCTGCGAGGGGATCGGGCTCAAACTCCCGCGCGCCAAGACCGTCAAGACCCTCGCCGACGCCGAGGCCTTCCTCGAAGAGATCGGCCTCCCCGCCATCATCCGCCCCGCCTTCACCCTCGGCGGCTCCGGCGGCGGGATCGCCTACAACCGCGAGGAGTTCAAGGACATCGTCTCCCGAGGCCTCGCCGCCTCCATGATCCAGCAGGTCCAGATCGACCAGTCCGTCATCGGGTGGAAAGAGTTTGAACTCGAGGTCGTCCGCGACCGGAACGACAACTGCATCATCGTCTGCGGCATCGAGAACATCGACCCGATGGGCGTCCACACAGGTGACTCCATCACCGTCGCCCCGATCCTCACGCTCACCGACAAGGAATACCAGGCGATGCGCGACGCCGCATTCGCCGTCATGCGAGCCGTCGGCGTCGAGACGGGCGGGAGCAACGTCCAGTTCGCCGTCAACCCCAACCCGACACCGGGCCCCGATGGCAAGAAACCCTTCGAGATGGTCGTCGTCGAGATGAACCCGCGCGTCTCGCGCAGTTCGGCTCTTGCCTCCAAGGCCACGGGATTCCCCATCGCCAAGATCGCCGCTCGCCTCGCCGTCGGCTACACCCTCGACGAACTCAAGAACGACATCACGGGCACTACCAGCGCCTGCTTCGAGCCCACGATCGACTACGTCGTCACCAAAATGCCCCGCTGGACCTTCGAGAAGTTCCCCGAGGCCGACGAGACCCTCACCACCCAGATGAAATCCGTTGGAGAGGCGATGGCCATCGGTCGCACCTTCAAAGAGAGCCTCCAGAAAGTCATCCGCTCGATGGATGTCAAACGCTACGGCCTGGGCCTCGACCGCAACGACAAGTGGCTCGAGGCGATGCGCGCCGTCGAAGAGGGCCAACTCGTCCTCGATGTCATGGGCAATCCAGCCCCCAGCGGTGGCCCGAATCTCCGAGGCGGGTCTCAAAGCTCACCCTCCTCCACCGGCCTGCGCACCGCCGATGGCCAGCCCCTCGAGTGGCCCGTCTCGCACGAGACGCTCGTCCGCAAACTCGCCGTCCCCAGCCAGGGGCGCCTCTACTACATCCGATACGCGATGAAGATGGGCTGGAGCGTCGAGAAGATCCACGAGTTCACGCGCATCGATCCCTTCTTCCTCGATCAGATCCAGGAACTCGTGCAGTTCGAGGACGAACTCTGCGACTATCGCACGCTGCAGGACGTCCCCAAGGAGGTCCTCTTCCGCGCCAAGGAACTCGGCTACAGCGACGCCCAACTCGCCAACCTCTATCTCGAGAAACTCAACCCCGAATCCATCCTCCAGGTCCGTGAGCATCGCAAGAGCCTGGGCATCACGCCCGTCTACAAACTCGTGGACACCTGTGCCGCGGAGTTCGAGGCCAAGACGCCGTACTACTACAGCACCTACGAACGTGGCTCGTGGCGCGATGGCAAGGAAACCCCACCCGCCGACGAGGTCCGCCTCACCGATCGCCCCAAGGTCGTGATCCTGGGCGGCGGACCCAACCGCGTGGGCCAGGGGATCGAGTTCGATTACTGCTGCTGCCACGCCGCCTTCGCCGCCCGTGATCTGGGCTTCGAGAGCGTGATGATCAACGCCAACCCGGAGACGGTCAGCACGGACTACGACACGAGCGACCTGCTGTTCTTTGAGCCGTTGACGCTGGAGGATGTGCAGAACATTGTGGACCGTCTCTCCGGGGCTTCAGATGCTATCGAATTTCTCGATAATCTGAACCTCAAGAACTTGCTGAAGGACACGTTCCCAGAACTCAATGCTGAACAAGTACAACTAGCGGCCCGAGCCGCCCTTATTCAACAGGATATCCGATGCGCACTTTGCATTGATGCGTGTGTGTTGCACCGAGAAGAAAGTGTCCCAGACTTGGTTGTTTTGAGCGCTTCCGATGAGAGTGGCAATGAGATAGTACTCGAATACTCGCCATCTTCAAAGTCATGGCGGATTCAACGACATGAACACTCGTGGGCTGCTGACTACCCACCTGGCTTCGTTGGATCAGTAAGGCCCAAAGTAGAGTCTTGGATCAACAGTAGGAAGAACACTCTCGTTCGAGGCCTCATCGTCCAGTTCGGCGGCCAAACTCCCCTCAACCTCGCCAAGGGTCTCGTCGCCGCCGGGGCGCCGATCATCGGCACCTCCGTCGACTCCATCGATCGCGCCGAGGACCGCGAGCGCTTCGATGAGGTGCTGGAGAAACTGAATCTCCGCCGCCCGCCCGCGGGGATCGCCCACTCCATCGACGAGGCCGCCAACGTCGCCGGCGAGATCGGCTACCCCATCCTCATCCGCCCCAGTTACGTCCTCGGCGGGCGCGGCATGGAGATCTGCTCCGACGAGCGATCCCTCCGCAACTTCATGGCCACCGCCCTCGAGACCAGCGGGCTGGACGACGCCCCCGTCCTCATCGACAAGTTCCTCGACGGCGCCATCGAGGTCGATGTCGATGTCGTCGCCGACTTCGACGAGTCCCGCCCCGGCGAGCACGTCGCGATGGTCTGTGGCATCATGGAGCAGATCGAGCAGGCCGGGGTCCACTCGGGCGATTCCGCCTGCACCCTCCCGCCCGCCTCGCTCTCGCCCGACATCACCCGCAGGATCGAGACCCTCGCCAAAGGCCTCGCGCGGGAACTCAAGGTCTGTGGTCTGATGAACATCCAGTTGGCCGTGAAGGATGGCGAGATCTTCATCCTCGAGGTGAACCCGCGCGCCTCGCGCACCGTTCCCTTCGTCAGCAAGGCGACGCACACGCCGTGGCCCGCCCTCGCCGCCAAGGCCATGATGGGACGATCGCTCACCTCCCTCGGCGCCAAGGAAAAGCCCATCCGCGGCTACCACGCCGTCAAAGAGTCCGTCTTCCCCTTCAACAAGTTCCCAGGCGTCGATGTCGTCCTCGGCCCGGAGATGCGATCCACCGGCGAGGTCATGGGCATCGATCGATCTCTCCCCATCGCCTACGCCAAGAGCCAGCAGGCCGCGGGGAACGAACTCCCCACCTCGCCCGACGACGGCGGAGTCTTTGTCTCCGTTCGCGAGGCCGACCGCGACCGCGTCGTCGAACCCATCCGCAAACTCATGAAGGCCGGCTACAAGGTCTTCGCTACCGAGGGCACCGCCAACCACCTCAAGGAGCACGGGCTCGAGCCGACAACCCTTCAGAAGATCGGCACGGGCGCCCGCCCCAACGTCCTCGACATGATGAGCAACGGCGAGATCGCCCTCGTCGTCAACACACCGACGCGAACCGGCTGGAAGACCGACGAGGGACGCATCCGCTCGACGGCCGTCAAACTCAACATCCCCATGATCACCACCGCCACCGCCGCCCACGCCGCTGCCCAGGCGATGGACGCCCTCCGCGAAGGCGTCTGGGGTGTTGCAGCACTGCAGGACTACGAACGGCTCAACACGCTACACCCCGTCACTAAACCCTTCGATGCGGCTCTCAAGCCCAGCACGCCCGTAGAGTCCCCTAGACGCTGA
- a CDS encoding DUF1275 domain-containing protein yields the protein MPRVLQSAPMFTAQAHSFVQQARLAITLAWVAGYTNVVTLIVLGTATSHVSGTGSKLGEHAIEGRWHLTLIMLWLLATFALGALISGLATEHARRRGRESIYVLPMGVEAALLALLALALDLAPTESLSITASGSWFFLASAIASMAMGLQNATITHISHGVVRTTHVTGVVTDIGLETARLFFDASAKDHPPLVHQPTTRRIALLASILGSFVLGAGLGTLAHEHINKAVMAPPVLFLLWIIVQDVLRPIAEIESSTLHDASSGLDLPASLAVYHLRAERGSRLPDLSLWAERLSPAMRVVLLDLQGLGELDQDAVHELGALAGLLAAQERSLVIAGLKPHQFQQLLQGLPKGTLDPLDLCPDLELGLARAFNHLDEPSLS from the coding sequence GTGCCTCGAGTCCTCCAGTCCGCCCCAATGTTCACCGCCCAAGCCCATTCCTTCGTCCAGCAGGCCCGACTCGCGATCACCCTCGCATGGGTCGCTGGTTACACCAATGTCGTCACCCTCATCGTCCTGGGCACCGCCACCTCCCACGTCTCAGGCACAGGCTCCAAACTCGGCGAACACGCGATCGAAGGCCGGTGGCACCTCACGCTCATCATGCTCTGGCTCCTCGCCACTTTCGCGCTGGGCGCGCTCATCTCCGGCCTGGCAACCGAGCACGCCCGGCGCCGAGGTCGCGAATCGATCTACGTCCTCCCCATGGGTGTCGAGGCAGCCCTCCTTGCCCTGCTCGCATTGGCCTTAGATCTCGCGCCGACAGAATCGCTCTCCATCACCGCCTCCGGATCGTGGTTCTTCCTCGCCTCCGCCATCGCGTCCATGGCCATGGGACTCCAGAACGCCACCATCACCCACATCTCCCACGGCGTCGTCCGCACCACCCACGTCACCGGCGTTGTCACCGACATCGGTCTCGAAACCGCGAGACTCTTCTTCGACGCAAGTGCCAAGGACCATCCACCCCTCGTCCACCAGCCAACGACCCGGCGCATCGCGCTCCTCGCCTCAATCCTCGGCTCGTTCGTCCTCGGCGCTGGACTCGGCACCCTCGCCCACGAGCACATCAACAAGGCCGTCATGGCCCCGCCCGTCCTCTTCCTCCTCTGGATCATCGTCCAGGATGTCCTCCGCCCCATCGCCGAGATCGAATCTTCCACGCTCCACGACGCCTCGTCCGGCCTCGATCTCCCCGCGTCCCTCGCCGTGTACCACCTCCGCGCCGAGCGTGGCTCACGACTTCCAGACCTCTCCCTCTGGGCCGAGCGCCTCTCGCCCGCGATGCGTGTCGTCCTCCTCGACCTCCAGGGACTGGGCGAACTCGACCAGGACGCCGTGCACGAACTCGGCGCCCTCGCGGGGCTGCTCGCCGCACAGGAGCGATCGCTCGTGATCGCGGGGCTCAAGCCCCACCAGTTCCAGCAGTTGCTCCAGGGCCTCCCCAAGGGCACGCTCGATCCCCTGGACCTCTGCCCGGACCTCGAACTGGGCCTGGCGCGAGCCTTCAACCACCTCGACGAACCGAGCCTGTCCTGA
- a CDS encoding right-handed parallel beta-helix repeat-containing protein — protein sequence MSVTMFRLSAVGLVCLCTPLALAEVRFVNIALTSGTDTGASWANAYRGTGALNRALADANPGDEIWVAAGTYRGEEDATFSPAAYTLRTDISLYGGFAGTETARNQRDPAAHLCTLSADANADDNATLNLADNYAHVLEATGVVSGVIVDGFTITAGNAVGVGSNLDRGGGVLLVDGASATFANCTFTNNRCTFGGGAGYINTAVASFTRCTFADNVGGSYGGAFDTNNGFTTFVACRFIRNSAGRAGGLEVYGSNGISTIRNCSFIANRSTGAGGNSGGGALWIGQGAQATIAHCTITANQAIQTSAGGIRLSGASAVAIRGSILWANTGTGTNQSTWQIGGGVPTVRFSCIQAWASGGEGIITADPLLLPTGALRWGSPCIDAGDGTALNASDTLDLDARRRDRNDPAKPDTGLATSSGKVPDIGALEFQGSSCIADLFGGGDANTPGEPDGGVTIDDLLAYLEVFASGQDLADVSGGEAEGAPDQGVTIDDLLYYLERFAAGC from the coding sequence ATGAGCGTCACGATGTTTCGGCTTTCGGCCGTAGGACTGGTCTGTCTCTGCACGCCTCTCGCCCTCGCCGAGGTGCGATTCGTCAACATCGCGCTCACGTCGGGCACCGACACCGGCGCGTCGTGGGCCAACGCCTATCGCGGCACGGGCGCCCTCAACCGCGCCCTTGCCGACGCCAACCCCGGCGATGAGATCTGGGTCGCCGCCGGCACCTATCGCGGCGAAGAAGACGCCACGTTCTCGCCCGCAGCCTACACGCTCCGCACCGACATCAGCCTCTATGGCGGCTTTGCCGGAACCGAGACCGCGCGCAACCAGCGCGATCCCGCCGCACACCTCTGCACCCTGAGCGCCGACGCCAACGCCGACGACAACGCCACCCTCAATCTCGCCGACAACTACGCCCACGTTCTCGAGGCGACCGGTGTCGTCAGCGGCGTGATCGTGGACGGATTCACCATCACCGCCGGAAACGCGGTCGGCGTCGGCTCCAATCTCGATCGCGGCGGCGGCGTCCTCCTCGTCGACGGAGCCAGCGCCACCTTTGCGAACTGCACCTTCACCAACAATCGCTGCACGTTCGGCGGCGGGGCAGGATACATCAACACCGCCGTCGCCTCATTCACCCGCTGCACCTTCGCCGACAATGTCGGTGGCAGTTACGGCGGAGCCTTCGACACCAACAACGGGTTCACGACCTTCGTTGCGTGCCGCTTCATCCGAAACTCCGCGGGCCGCGCCGGAGGGCTCGAGGTTTACGGCTCCAATGGGATCAGCACCATCCGAAACTGCTCCTTCATCGCCAATCGATCAACCGGAGCGGGCGGCAACAGCGGCGGTGGCGCCCTCTGGATCGGCCAGGGCGCTCAAGCCACGATCGCCCATTGCACTATCACGGCGAATCAGGCGATCCAAACATCCGCCGGTGGTATTCGCCTCAGCGGCGCCTCGGCCGTCGCCATCCGTGGCTCCATCCTCTGGGCCAACACAGGCACAGGCACCAACCAGAGCACCTGGCAGATCGGCGGCGGCGTCCCCACCGTCCGTTTTTCCTGCATCCAGGCCTGGGCCAGCGGCGGCGAAGGAATCATCACCGCCGATCCGCTCCTGCTCCCCACGGGCGCTCTTCGCTGGGGCTCGCCATGCATCGATGCCGGAGATGGCACGGCACTCAACGCGAGCGACACACTCGACCTCGACGCACGCCGCCGCGATCGAAACGACCCCGCCAAGCCCGACACGGGGCTCGCGACATCCTCAGGAAAAGTCCCCGACATCGGCGCCCTCGAGTTCCAGGGAAGTTCCTGCATCGCCGACCTCTTCGGTGGCGGCGACGCGAACACACCGGGCGAGCCCGACGGCGGCGTCACCATCGATGATCTCCTCGCTTATCTCGAAGTCTTCGCCAGCGGCCAGGACCTCGCCGACGTCAGCGGCGGCGAGGCCGAGGGCGCGCCAGACCAGGGCGTGACCATCGACGACCTGCTCTATTACCTCGAGCGATTCGCGGCGGGGTGCTGA
- a CDS encoding NADH-quinone oxidoreductase subunit H, with protein sequence MDLPSFVTPQLIVSVITMAIIVHVILLTVAYLIYLERKISAYIQDRIGPNRVGFDFGLPFLKGLRGMLGLGQPLADGLKFFLKEDYTPTRVDKILFTLAPAIIIVPALIGFIVIPWGGQWDGTIFGKRLFEGVVHVTGANVGIGVVYLLAVASLGVYGVALGGWASNNKYSFLGGLRATAQMISYEIPLGLSLLAVLLVLGTLRPEQIVRHQVEHGWLVLSQPLAALIFFIAILAEANRAPFDNAECEQELVGGYHTEYSSMRFALFFLAEYAHMVTSSAFLVLLFFGGYHLPLVSGLSPEAVGFGAVLLKIVVYMTKVVLVICFMMVIRWSIPRLRYDQIMMMAWQQVIPVALVLVVGVSVLVYMGQTGLVPVLLLNLGVAAATVLVQPLIPKSMSNQRVPLYGSRFNPMPGERVRTSPSEAMALADDPIGGTSATHA encoded by the coding sequence ATGGATCTACCCAGTTTCGTCACGCCGCAACTTATCGTCTCGGTGATCACGATGGCGATCATCGTGCACGTGATTCTGCTCACGGTCGCGTACCTGATCTATCTGGAGCGGAAGATCTCGGCGTATATCCAGGACCGGATCGGACCGAACCGAGTGGGGTTTGATTTTGGCCTGCCGTTTTTGAAGGGGCTCCGAGGGATGCTGGGGCTGGGGCAGCCTCTGGCGGACGGGCTGAAGTTCTTCCTGAAGGAGGATTACACGCCGACGCGGGTGGACAAGATCCTGTTCACGCTGGCGCCAGCGATCATCATCGTGCCGGCGCTCATCGGGTTCATCGTGATTCCCTGGGGCGGGCAGTGGGACGGGACGATCTTCGGGAAGAGACTCTTCGAGGGCGTGGTGCACGTCACGGGGGCGAACGTCGGGATCGGCGTTGTGTACCTCCTCGCGGTGGCGTCCTTGGGGGTGTATGGCGTGGCGCTGGGCGGGTGGGCGAGCAACAACAAGTACTCGTTCCTGGGCGGGCTTCGCGCAACGGCCCAGATGATCTCGTACGAGATCCCGCTGGGGCTGAGCCTGCTGGCGGTGCTGCTGGTGCTGGGGACGCTGCGCCCGGAGCAGATCGTTCGGCATCAGGTGGAGCACGGGTGGCTGGTCTTGAGCCAGCCGCTGGCAGCGTTGATTTTCTTCATTGCGATTCTCGCCGAGGCGAACCGGGCGCCGTTCGACAATGCCGAGTGCGAGCAGGAACTGGTGGGCGGGTATCACACCGAGTACAGCTCGATGCGGTTCGCGCTCTTCTTCCTGGCGGAATATGCGCACATGGTGACGAGTTCGGCGTTCCTGGTGCTGCTCTTCTTTGGCGGGTACCACCTCCCGCTGGTCTCGGGGCTTAGCCCGGAAGCGGTGGGGTTCGGGGCGGTGCTGCTGAAGATCGTGGTGTACATGACGAAGGTCGTGCTGGTGATCTGCTTCATGATGGTGATCCGCTGGTCGATCCCGCGGCTTCGGTATGACCAGATCATGATGATGGCGTGGCAGCAGGTGATCCCCGTGGCGCTCGTGCTGGTGGTGGGCGTGAGCGTGCTGGTGTACATGGGGCAGACGGGTCTGGTGCCGGTCTTGCTTCTCAATCTCGGCGTGGCGGCAGCGACGGTGCTTGTGCAGCCGTTGATCCCGAAGTCGATGAGCAACCAGCGCGTGCCGCTGTATGGCTCGCGGTTCAACCCGATGCCCGGGGAGCGTGTGCGGACGTCGCCGAGCGAAGCGATGGCGCTGGCGGACGACCCGATCGGCGGGACGTCGGCAACGCACGCGTGA